TCACTCGATGATTTTGGACACCACACCGGCGCCGACGGTACGTCCTCCTTCGCGGATGGCGAAGCGGAGGCCTTCTTCCAGGGCGATGGGCTTGATGAGCTCGACGGTGAAGGTGACGTTGTCCCCCGGCATGACCATCTCCACCCCCTTGGGCAGCTCCACCACCCCGGTCACATCGGTGGTGCGGAAGTAGAACTGCGGCCGGTAGTTGCTGAAAAACCCGGTGTGCCGACCCCCTTCCTCCTTCTTCAGCACGTAGACCGAGGCCTCAAACTTGGTGTGCGGCGTCACCGTCCCCGGCTTGGCCAGCACCTGGCCCCGCTCCACCTCCTCCCGGCTCACCCCCCGCAGCAAGAGGCCCACGTTGTCCCCAGCAATCCCCTCGCTCAGGGTCTTCCGGTGCATCTCCACCCCGGTCACCACCGTCTTCTGGGTCTCCCGCAGACCCACGATCTCCACCTCGTCCCCCACCTTCACCTTCCCCCGCTCAATCCGGCCCGTGGCCACCGTCCCGCGCCCGGTAATGGTGAACACGTCCTCCACCGGCATCAAAAACGGCTTGTCCACATCCCGCTGCGGGGTGGGAATGTACTCGTCAATCGCGTCCAGCAAAGCCCAGATCCTGTCCACCCACTCGTTCTCCCCCCGCTGGGTCTTCGGATGGGCCATCATGTGCTCCAGCGCCTTCAGCCCAGAGCCCCGGATAATCGGGGTGTCGTCCCCAGGAAACTCGTACTGGTTCAACAGGTCCCGGATCTCCATCTCCACCAGGTCCAAAAGCTCCGGGTCGTCCACCATGTCGATCTTGTTCAAAAACACCACAATGTGCGGCACCCCCACCTGCCGCGCCAGCAAAATGTGCTCCCGCGTCTGCGGCATCGGCCCGTCCGTCCCAGAAACCACCAGAATCGCCCCGTCCATCTGGGCCGCCCCGGTGATCATGTTCTTCACATAGTCCGCGT
The genomic region above belongs to Meiothermus sp. QL-1 and contains:
- the tuf gene encoding elongation factor Tu, whose protein sequence is MAKGVFERTKPHVNVGTIGHVDHGKTTLTAAITYVAAAANPNVEVQNYDQIDKAPEERARGITINTAHVEYETAKRHYSHVDCPGHADYVKNMITGAAQMDGAILVVSGTDGPMPQTREHILLARQVGVPHIVVFLNKIDMVDDPELLDLVEMEIRDLLNQYEFPGDDTPIIRGSGLKALEHMMAHPKTQRGENEWVDRIWALLDAIDEYIPTPQRDVDKPFLMPVEDVFTITGRGTVATGRIERGKVKVGDEVEIVGLRETQKTVVTGVEMHRKTLSEGIAGDNVGLLLRGVSREEVERGQVLAKPGTVTPHTKFEASVYVLKKEEGGRHTGFFSNYRPQFYFRTTDVTGVVELPKGVEMVMPGDNVTFTVELIKPIALEEGLRFAIREGGRTVGAGVVSKIIE